The Drosophila gunungcola strain Sukarami chromosome 2L unlocalized genomic scaffold, Dgunungcola_SK_2 000007F, whole genome shotgun sequence genome includes a region encoding these proteins:
- the LOC128253114 gene encoding Krueppel homolog 2: MSTPTDQPPRSEGAETNSSEGSSQQQSQPQSAPAKLVQHFQTNRIDSALWALRLLVVFFTVSYVLPIFTSQQSAFSKVLLANAAISALRLHQRVPAFSFSREFLARLFAEDSCHYMMYSLIFFNIRPSLLVLIPVLLYSVLHASSYSLKLLDLIGQNSWWGARFIISIVEFQAANILKATAFCEIFIMPFAIVLTFMSHAGLMTPIIYYHYLVMRYSSRRNPYPRTAFAELRITFEALAARSPQAVGKIIRGGIGFISRLAPQPQPAPAQQ; encoded by the exons ATGAGCACACCCACCGATCAGCCACCGCGCTCCGAAGGCGCCGAGACCAACAGCTCCGAAGGATCCTCACAGCAGCAATCTCAGCCACAGAGTGCGCCGGCCAAGCTCGTACAGCATTTCCAGACAAACCGCATCGATTCTGCGCTCTGGGCCTTGCGCCTGCTGGTCGTCTTCTTTACGGTCAGCTACGTGCTGCCCATCTTCAC CTCACAACAAAGCGCATTCAGCAAGGTCCTGCTGGCCAACGCGGCCATCTCTGCCCTGCGCTTGCATCAGAGGGTGCCCGCATTCTCCTTTAGCCGGGAGTTTCTGGCCCGACTCTTCGCCGAGGACTCGTGCCACTATATGATGTACTCACTGATCTTCTTCAACATCCGGCCGTCGCTGCTGGTTCTGATCCCCGTGCTGCTGTACTCGGTTCTGCATGCTTCCAGCTACTCGCTCAAGCTGCTGGAT CTAATTGGACAGAACTCGTGGTGGGGTGCCCGTTTCATCATCTCCATTGTGGAGTTCCAGGCGGCCAATATCCTGAAGGCCACTGCGTTCTGCGAGATCTTTATTATGCCATTCGCCATTGTGCTGACCTTCAT GAGCCACGCAGGACTGATGACCCCGATAATCTACTATCACTATCTAGTGATGCGCTACAGCTCGCGTCGTAATCCCTATCCGCGCACCGCTTTCGCCGAGCTCCGCATAACGTTCGAGGCGCTAGCCGCCCGCTCGCCGCAGGCCGTGGGCAAGATCATCCGCGGAGGCATTGGGTTTATAAGCCGCCTGGCACCGCAGCCACAGCCGGCACCGGCGCAGCAGTAG
- the LOC128253116 gene encoding protein-lysine N-methyltransferase CG9154: MDDEISLPADTLAILNEFLLERSKRVAEEESQIANKTGKDALFEEDWQLSQFWYNTKTKLTLRDVVGKLLAQRRADLEDFHIALLSCPSLYKDIRSIYDKVRIFEYDQRFAAFGTDFVHYDLNCIGSNPDYLKEHHQQYDLIVADPPFLSQECIANTCETIKRLQKHPTECKLILCSGEVVEPWLTARLPVLKCDFRPEHERNLGNEFVSYASFNLDEYIENK; the protein is encoded by the exons ATGGACGATGAAATTTCGCTCCCCGCCGACACGTTAGCTATCCTCAACGAGTTCCTGTTGGAGCGGTCCAAGCGCGTAGCTGAGGAGGAGAGTCAAATTGCAAACAAGACCGGAAAGGATGCGCTTTTTGAGGAAGATTGG CAACTGAGCCAGTTTTGGTACAACACGAAAACTAAACTCACTTTGCGCGATGTTGTGGGCAAGTTGCTGGCGCAGCGAAGGGCGGATTTGGAGGACTTTCACATAGCACTTCTCTCCTGCCCATCGCTTTACAAGGACATTAGGAGTATTTATGACAAGG TGCGCATCTTCGAGTACGATCAGCGATTCGCAGCCTTTGGCACGGACTTTGTGCACTACGACCTAAACTGCATAGGCAGCAATCCGGACTACCTGAAAGAGCACCACCAGCAGTACGACCTGATCGTGGCCGATCCGCCCTTTCTGTCCCAAGAGTGCATCGCCAATACATGCGAAACAATCAAGAGGCTCCAGAAGCACCCCACGGAGTGTAAGCTGATACTGTGCTCCGGAGAGGTGGTAGAACCCTGGCTGACAGCGCGCCTTCCCGTGCTCAAGTGCGACTTCCGGCCGGAACACGAACGCAATCTGGGCAACGAGTTTGTCAGCTACGCCAGCTTCAATTTAGACgaatatattgaaaataaataa
- the LOC128253118 gene encoding prefoldin subunit 1, whose product MAQMDMELKKAFTEMQINKLETTKKINMIDMKCDMVKTGKHKYQLTEKGTSSLSDDTRVYQSVGRMFLLTDVQNMREDLKAKQEKCDKAIELLEKKKEFLQKSLKDQEDGLRELVQQRKEADLTAK is encoded by the exons ATGGCACAAATGGACATGGAGTTAAAAAAG GCCTTTACTGAGATGCAGATAAACAAACTGGAGACCACCAAGAAGATCAACATGATCGACATGAAGTGCGACATGGTCAAGACGGGCAAACACAAGTACCAGCTGACGGAGAAGGGCACGAGTAGCCTCTCCGACGACACAAG AGTTTATCAGTCTGTGGGCCGCATGTTCCTGCTGACCGATGTCCAGAATATGCGGGAGGACCTCAAGGCCAAGCAGGAGAAGTGCGACAAGGCGATAGAACTGCTCGAGAAGAAGAAGGAGTTCCTGCAGAAGTCGCTCAAGGATCAAGAAGACGGTCTGCGCGAGCTGGTGCAGCAGCGCAAGGAGGCCGACCTGACTGCGAAATAG